The following coding sequences lie in one Benincasa hispida cultivar B227 chromosome 6, ASM972705v1, whole genome shotgun sequence genomic window:
- the LOC120079414 gene encoding INO80 complex subunit C isoform X1, with protein sequence MEPEVIEAELVLPIHLNFKRIQMYEKYPKGQSRGRHWKHLKQILQAENYHNYSPDEPNYVNIESPPSMHPCKRICDITGYEAPYYDPRTTLRYANADIFKVIRSLPNEYVQRYLAMRNAAVVLR encoded by the exons ATGGAGCCGGAGGTGATAGAAGCAGAGTTAGTGTTGCCGATCCACCTGAATTTCAAACGAATTCAAATGTACGAAAAGTATCCTAAAGGCCAATCTAGAGGCAGGCACTGGAAACATCTGAAGCAAATTCTTCAAGCCGAGAACTATCACAATTACTCCCCCGATGAACCCAACT ATGTTAATATTGAGTCACCTCCCTCAATGCATCCATGCAAGAGAATTTGTGATATAACAGGATATGAG GCACCATACTATGATCCTAGGACTACTCTTCGATATGCAAACGCTGATATCTTCAAGGTCATAAGATCACTTCCTAATGAGTACGTTCAGAGGTATTTGGCCATGAGAAATGCAGCGGTAGTTTTAAG GTGA
- the LOC120079414 gene encoding INO80 complex subunit C isoform X2, translating into MEPEVIEAELVLPIHLNFKRIQMYEKYPKGQSRGRHWKHLKQILQAENYHNYSPDEPNYVNIESPPSMHPCKRICDITGYEAPYYDPRTTLRYANADIFKVIRSLPNEYVQRYLAMRNAAVVLR; encoded by the exons ATGGAGCCGGAGGTGATAGAAGCAGAGTTAGTGTTGCCGATCCACCTGAATTTCAAACGAATTCAAATGTACGAAAAGTATCCTAAAGGCCAATCTAGAGGCAGGCACTGGAAACATCTGAAGCAAATTCTTCAAGCCGAGAACTATCACAATTACTCCCCCGATGAACCCAACT ATGTTAATATTGAGTCACCTCCCTCAATGCATCCATGCAAGAGAATTTGTGATATAACAGGATATGAG GCACCATACTATGATCCTAGGACTACTCTTCGATATGCAAACGCTGATATCTTCAAGGTCATAAGATCACTTCCTAATGAGTACGTTCAGAGGTATTTGGCCATGAGAAATGCAGCGGTAGTTTTAAGGTAA